In Phaeobacter porticola, one DNA window encodes the following:
- a CDS encoding mechanosensitive ion channel family protein — translation MDSMNALMQTEIYNGKSLADLVTLEFLAQAMGSVLAATVILLAGFIVASWVKRRIVQIGDSHASLDVTLFHFLGNLARYVILAFAVLFVLNTFGVQTTSIIAAIGAAGLAIGLAMQGALSNVAAGIMLILFRPFKLGDFIEVNGEMGTVKEITLNNTVIASLSNLKVIIPNSEVWGNTITNYSEFDTRRAEWNFGVGYGANLATAEQVIRDTIMSDSRSHAEPEPFIQVNNLNSSSVDFLVRVWVDAAEYFQYQADMKRKVKEALDTAGIDIPFPTRTLVQAGPDASQQASEDGDQQDSAANRNEAAA, via the coding sequence ATGGACAGCATGAATGCCCTGATGCAGACTGAAATCTACAATGGAAAATCGCTGGCGGATTTGGTCACGCTGGAATTTCTGGCCCAGGCCATGGGCAGCGTGCTTGCAGCCACCGTTATTCTGCTTGCCGGGTTCATTGTAGCGAGCTGGGTCAAACGCCGGATCGTGCAGATCGGCGACAGCCATGCCAGCCTTGATGTGACCCTGTTCCACTTCCTCGGCAATCTGGCGCGCTATGTGATCCTCGCTTTTGCGGTGCTGTTTGTGCTGAACACGTTCGGGGTGCAGACCACCTCCATTATTGCCGCCATCGGTGCCGCGGGTCTGGCCATTGGTCTGGCAATGCAGGGCGCGCTGTCCAATGTCGCGGCCGGCATCATGCTGATCCTGTTCCGCCCGTTCAAGCTGGGTGATTTCATCGAAGTGAACGGCGAAATGGGCACGGTGAAGGAAATCACCCTGAACAATACCGTGATCGCCAGCCTCTCCAACCTGAAGGTGATAATCCCCAACTCCGAGGTTTGGGGCAACACGATCACCAATTATTCCGAGTTTGACACCCGCCGGGCTGAATGGAATTTCGGTGTGGGTTACGGTGCCAATCTTGCCACCGCCGAACAGGTGATCCGCGACACCATCATGTCCGACAGCCGCTCGCACGCAGAGCCGGAGCCATTCATCCAGGTCAACAATCTCAACAGCAGCTCGGTGGATTTCCTGGTGCGTGTCTGGGTCGATGCGGCGGAGTATTTCCAGTATCAGGCCGACATGAAACGTAAGGTGAAAGAGGCACTGGACACGGCAGGAATTGATATTCCCTTCCCGACCCGCACGTTGGTTCAGGCAGGCCCTGATGCGTCGCAGCAGGCTTCAGAAGACGGCGATCAGCAGGACAGCGCTGCAAACCGCAACGAGGCCGCTGCCTGA
- the sfsA gene encoding DNA/RNA nuclease SfsA has translation MRFQTPLLPAVLIRRYKRFLADCQLPDGREVTAHCANPGSMLGLAEPGSPVWLEPNDDPKKKLKYGWRLVEVAGGTLVGVDTSVPNRALKSALEARQIAALSAYETVRAEVKYAEKSRIDFLLSQPGLPDCYVEVKSVTLSRQPGLAEFPDSVTARGAKHLGNLADMCRAGHRAVLLYLVQREDCDRFEIARDIDPIYAAAWDAAAATGVERLVISTHISPQGVEIAGVIAS, from the coding sequence ATGCGCTTTCAAACCCCTCTCCTGCCCGCCGTGCTGATCCGACGCTACAAGAGGTTTCTGGCGGACTGCCAGTTGCCGGATGGGCGCGAGGTGACTGCCCATTGCGCCAACCCCGGTTCGATGCTGGGGCTGGCCGAGCCTGGCAGCCCGGTCTGGCTGGAGCCGAATGACGACCCGAAGAAAAAGCTGAAATACGGCTGGCGGCTGGTCGAAGTTGCCGGTGGCACCCTGGTGGGTGTGGATACATCGGTGCCAAACCGCGCGTTGAAATCCGCACTGGAGGCGCGCCAGATCGCAGCGCTGTCGGCCTATGAAACGGTCCGGGCCGAGGTGAAATATGCCGAGAAGAGCCGCATTGATTTCCTGCTGAGCCAGCCCGGCCTGCCCGATTGCTATGTCGAGGTCAAAAGCGTCACCCTGTCGCGCCAGCCCGGGCTGGCGGAGTTCCCCGACAGCGTCACCGCGCGCGGCGCCAAACATCTGGGCAACCTGGCGGATATGTGCCGGGCCGGACACCGGGCGGTGCTGCTCTATCTGGTGCAGCGCGAGGATTGTGATCGCTTTGAGATTGCCCGCGACATCGACCCGATCTATGCCGCCGCTTGGGATGCGGCGGCGGCTACCGGTGTGGAGCGTCTGGTGATCAGCACCCACATCAGCCCGCAAGGCGTTGAGATTGCGGGCGTGATCGCGAGCTGA
- a CDS encoding competence/damage-inducible protein A — MANPTAAMLVIGDEILSGRTRDANMYYLAGELTKHGIDLQEVRVISDNESAIIAAVTALSDSYDHVFTSGGIGPTHDDITADCISKAFGAHLDVRDDARALLQAHYDKSGQELNAARLRMARIPDGATLIENPVSTAPGFTLRNVHVMAGVPSVFQAMVASVLPTLTGGAPLLSQTLRVQRGEGDIAPILTAIAEAYDDLSIGCYPFQQNGAFGANVVVRGADGARVDAAITALARDLDL, encoded by the coding sequence ATGGCAAACCCAACCGCCGCAATGCTGGTGATCGGAGACGAAATTCTGTCCGGGCGCACCCGTGACGCCAATATGTATTACCTCGCCGGTGAACTGACAAAGCATGGCATCGACCTGCAGGAGGTGCGGGTGATCAGCGACAACGAGTCCGCGATCATCGCGGCTGTGACGGCGCTGTCTGACAGCTATGACCATGTCTTCACCAGCGGCGGCATCGGCCCCACCCATGATGACATCACCGCCGATTGCATCAGCAAGGCCTTTGGTGCGCATCTGGACGTGCGCGATGATGCCCGTGCGCTGTTGCAGGCCCATTACGACAAATCCGGGCAGGAGCTGAACGCCGCCCGCTTGCGGATGGCTCGGATCCCCGATGGCGCGACACTGATCGAAAACCCGGTCTCCACTGCGCCCGGTTTCACCCTGCGCAATGTGCATGTGATGGCCGGGGTGCCCAGCGTGTTTCAGGCCATGGTCGCCTCGGTCCTGCCGACGCTCACGGGCGGCGCGCCGCTCTTGTCGCAGACCCTGCGTGTGCAGCGGGGCGAGGGCGATATCGCCCCCATCCTGACCGCCATTGCCGAGGCCTATGATGACCTCTCCATCGGCTGTTACCCGTTCCAACAAAACGGTGCCTTTGGCGCCAATGTGGTGGTTCGGGGCGCTGACGGTGCGCGGGTGGATGCCGCGATCACAGCGCTGGCGCGGGATCTTGATCTTTGA
- a CDS encoding GNAT family N-acetyltransferase produces MTTAHSLTDPKYYDVTDHTWPAAEIRQLGPVTLRRGAGGGSRVSAATVITGHASDAEITAAEQAMGGMGQDHLFMIRDGQDALDAQLAARGYVIKDPVVLWTCPVESLCHVEIPPVTAFCVWEPLAIQHEIWAAGGIGPERFAVMQRVAGPKTSLLGRCDDSPGGTGFVAIHDGIAMVHALEILSQQRRRGMGVWLMHRAAQWAADQGARELAVLCTEANAGANGLYASLGMLRAGRYHYRHNPKEV; encoded by the coding sequence TTGACGACTGCTCACTCTCTGACCGACCCCAAGTATTACGACGTCACCGACCACACATGGCCCGCCGCTGAAATACGGCAGCTTGGCCCTGTAACCCTGCGCCGGGGCGCTGGCGGTGGCAGCCGTGTCTCCGCAGCAACTGTCATCACAGGTCACGCAAGCGACGCAGAAATCACCGCGGCTGAACAGGCCATGGGCGGTATGGGGCAGGATCATCTGTTCATGATCCGCGATGGTCAGGACGCCCTTGATGCGCAACTCGCTGCGCGGGGCTATGTGATCAAGGATCCAGTGGTGCTCTGGACCTGTCCGGTCGAATCGCTCTGCCATGTTGAAATCCCGCCCGTGACAGCCTTCTGCGTCTGGGAACCGCTGGCGATCCAGCATGAAATCTGGGCCGCAGGCGGTATCGGTCCCGAGCGCTTCGCCGTGATGCAACGGGTTGCGGGGCCAAAGACTTCGCTGCTGGGCCGGTGTGACGATTCTCCGGGCGGCACCGGTTTTGTGGCCATCCATGATGGCATCGCCATGGTCCACGCGCTGGAAATCCTGTCACAACAACGCCGCAGGGGTATGGGCGTCTGGCTGATGCACCGCGCTGCGCAATGGGCCGCCGATCAGGGCGCACGCGAATTGGCGGTTCTCTGCACCGAGGCCAACGCCGGGGCAAACGGTCTATATGCCTCACTTGGCATGCTGCGCGCCGGGCGTTACCACTATCGGCACAATCCAAAGGAAGTGTAA